The Saxibacter everestensis genome has a window encoding:
- a CDS encoding ABC transporter permease, protein MLNFLGSRLDQIVFSSWQHFSLVVQCLILASVIAVGLAALVYRNKALTSAANSVSAIGLTIPSFALIGILIGPVGFGVVPAVIVVTFFAALPILRNAVVGLGGVDASLVESARGIGMSRLRTLIRVELPMAWPVILAGIRVSAQMVMGIAAVAAYALGPGLGGLIFSGLSRLGGANSLESVVTAVIGVVILAFVLDLLLVGLGRLTIPRGIRV, encoded by the coding sequence GTGTTGAATTTCCTTGGAAGTCGTCTCGATCAAATCGTCTTCTCCTCATGGCAGCATTTCAGCCTGGTTGTTCAATGCCTCATCCTCGCCAGCGTGATCGCGGTAGGTCTTGCCGCCCTGGTCTACCGGAACAAGGCACTGACCTCGGCGGCGAACAGCGTCTCCGCGATCGGCCTGACAATCCCGTCCTTCGCGCTGATCGGCATCCTGATCGGTCCGGTCGGCTTCGGTGTCGTCCCGGCCGTTATCGTTGTCACTTTCTTTGCCGCGCTTCCGATCCTTCGGAACGCCGTCGTCGGGCTGGGCGGCGTGGACGCCTCGCTGGTTGAATCCGCGCGCGGGATCGGGATGAGCCGGCTTCGGACGCTGATCCGCGTCGAACTGCCGATGGCCTGGCCGGTGATCCTCGCAGGCATAAGGGTTTCAGCGCAGATGGTGATGGGCATTGCCGCCGTTGCCGCCTACGCACTGGGCCCCGGCCTTGGGGGTCTGATCTTCTCCGGTCTCTCCCGGCTCGGTGGCGCGAATTCGCTCGAATCGGTGGTCACCGCAGTGATCGGCGTCGTCATCCTGGCCTTTGTCCTTGATCTTTTGCTCGTCGGCCTCGGCCGCCTGACCATCCCGCGAGGTATCCGTGTCTGA
- a CDS encoding ABC transporter permease, with amino-acid sequence MTSNTAADTEASVEAVGGAHTWRGLLIQPIAILAILAVFILWLLNAQLTETELTTLAPAALWGLTLQHLKLTFVSAVIVLLIAIPLGVALTRKPLRRLTGPVMAIANVGQAAPAIGLIVLLAFWLDFSFRAAVVALVVYAVLPVLRNTMVGLDGVDARLVEAGRGMGMSALAVLFRVELPLAVPVMLAGIRTALVLLVGTAALAAFINGGGLGLLITTGVNLYLNKVLVSGALLIALLALTIDWLGRVVEHIARPKGL; translated from the coding sequence GTGACTAGTAACACGGCTGCGGACACCGAGGCGAGCGTCGAAGCCGTAGGCGGCGCGCATACCTGGCGTGGGTTGCTCATTCAACCGATCGCGATACTGGCGATTCTCGCCGTCTTCATCCTCTGGCTATTGAACGCCCAGCTCACCGAGACTGAGCTCACGACGCTGGCCCCGGCCGCACTGTGGGGACTCACGCTTCAGCACCTGAAGCTCACCTTCGTCTCTGCCGTGATCGTGCTGCTTATCGCCATCCCGCTGGGCGTCGCCCTGACCCGGAAACCTCTGCGGCGGCTTACCGGACCGGTGATGGCGATAGCGAACGTCGGCCAGGCCGCGCCGGCGATCGGTCTGATCGTACTTCTCGCGTTCTGGCTGGACTTCTCCTTCCGGGCAGCCGTCGTCGCGCTGGTCGTGTACGCCGTACTCCCGGTGCTGCGAAACACAATGGTCGGGCTCGACGGCGTCGACGCACGCCTGGTCGAGGCCGGCCGCGGCATGGGCATGAGCGCGCTTGCGGTGCTGTTCAGGGTTGAACTGCCGCTGGCCGTCCCGGTGATGCTGGCCGGAATCCGAACGGCGCTCGTGCTTCTGGTCGGCACCGCGGCACTTGCCGCATTCATCAACGGCGGCGGACTCGGACTGCTGATCACCACCGGCGTCAACCTGTACCTGAACAAGGTGCTGGTTTCAGGCGCACTGCTGATTGCCTTGCTGGCACTGACCATCGACTGGCTTGGCCGGGTCGTAGAACACATTGCTCGACCGAAGGGACTGTAG
- the fdxA gene encoding ferredoxin gives MTFVIAGPCIDVVDKACVEACPVDCIYTGERSLYIQPDECIDCGACEPVCPVRAIYFDDDIPDDWRQWVDDNARFFALPLPGRIRALGAPGGAERVGALGVDTELVAGRPRGGPLYA, from the coding sequence GTGACCTTCGTCATCGCCGGCCCGTGTATCGACGTTGTCGACAAGGCGTGCGTTGAGGCCTGCCCGGTCGATTGCATCTACACCGGCGAGCGCTCGCTGTACATCCAGCCGGACGAGTGCATCGACTGCGGAGCCTGCGAACCGGTGTGCCCGGTGCGCGCGATTTACTTCGACGATGACATCCCTGACGACTGGCGGCAATGGGTTGACGACAACGCACGGTTCTTCGCGCTTCCGTTGCCCGGAAGGATCAGGGCACTCGGCGCTCCCGGCGGAGCCGAGCGGGTCGGGGCGCTTGGCGTCGACACCGAACTGGTGGCCGGCCGACCCCGAGGCGGGCCGCTGTATGCCTGA
- a CDS encoding ABC transporter ATP-binding protein — MSDPLSIQADSPEVSGASILLDQVTKRFPGQKTPAVDGITLEIPAGKIVMLVGPSGCGKTTTLKMINRLIEPSDGRIVLGDDDVTRIDGDELRRRIGYVIQAGGLFPHMTVATNIGIVPKMLGWSKERIAARVDELLELVSLDPAQYRDRFPKELSGGQQQRVGVARALAADPPVLLMDEPFGAVDPITRQRLQDELIRIQDELQKTIVCVTHDFDEAVKLGDWIVVFSEGAKIVQYDTPERILAEPANDFVESFIGSGAGLKQLTLNRVDDVDLTEAVVGRPGDSAAGITQRVKQAGHRNAVIVDDRERPIQWLSLRQLDRLESIGSAVDAKLPIVGNRATLNDALDTMLVSSMGAAIVTGRRDRLLGLIDVETVMGAITAARAQAAAAGDDDSPVGTNSGTAVPATEGGASSGD, encoded by the coding sequence GTGTCTGATCCCCTTTCAATCCAAGCTGATTCACCAGAGGTCAGCGGCGCAAGCATCCTGCTCGACCAGGTGACCAAACGGTTTCCCGGCCAGAAGACCCCCGCGGTCGACGGGATCACTCTGGAAATCCCGGCCGGTAAGATCGTCATGCTCGTTGGGCCTTCGGGGTGCGGCAAAACGACAACCCTGAAGATGATCAACAGGTTGATTGAACCCAGCGACGGTCGAATCGTCCTCGGCGACGACGATGTCACCCGGATCGACGGCGACGAACTGCGCCGGCGGATAGGCTACGTGATCCAGGCCGGCGGACTGTTCCCGCACATGACGGTTGCGACGAACATCGGCATCGTGCCCAAAATGCTCGGCTGGAGCAAGGAGCGGATAGCCGCCCGGGTCGATGAACTGCTCGAGCTGGTGTCGCTGGACCCGGCGCAATACCGGGACAGATTCCCGAAGGAGCTGTCCGGTGGCCAGCAGCAGCGCGTCGGCGTCGCCCGGGCGCTCGCTGCCGACCCGCCGGTGTTGTTGATGGACGAACCGTTCGGCGCCGTCGACCCGATCACCCGGCAACGGCTGCAGGACGAACTAATCCGGATTCAGGACGAGTTGCAGAAGACGATCGTCTGCGTCACCCACGACTTCGATGAGGCGGTCAAACTCGGCGACTGGATCGTGGTGTTCTCCGAGGGCGCGAAAATCGTCCAGTACGACACTCCGGAGCGAATCCTGGCCGAGCCGGCAAACGACTTCGTCGAGAGCTTCATCGGCTCCGGCGCCGGTCTCAAACAGCTCACCCTGAACCGGGTCGACGACGTGGACCTGACCGAAGCCGTCGTCGGCCGCCCAGGCGACTCCGCTGCCGGGATCACACAACGGGTCAAACAGGCCGGGCACCGGAACGCCGTGATCGTCGATGACCGCGAACGGCCGATCCAGTGGCTCTCGCTGCGCCAGCTGGACCGGCTTGAATCGATCGGCAGCGCCGTCGATGCCAAACTGCCGATCGTCGGCAACCGGGCCACGCTCAATGACGCACTTGACACCATGCTGGTCTCAAGTATGGGAGCGGCCATCGTCACCGGACGGCGGGACCGGCTGCTCGGCCTGATCGATGTCGAGACGGTGATGGGCGCCATCACCGCCGCGCGTGCACAGGCTGCTGCAGCCGGCGACGACGACTCCCCCGTCGGCACCAACAGCGGCACAGCCGTTCCGGCAACCGAAGGCGGTGCATCGTCCGGTGACTAG
- a CDS encoding glycine betaine ABC transporter substrate-binding protein produces the protein MTSHGKQLGAVLAGICAIALAGCGLQPATSIVAEAGPGSIRQVELPEDAEITVTAKNFTEQLILGKIGVIAAKAAGFEVEDMTNVPGSQPVRELMVSGRADMTWEYTGTAWLTYLAEAEGIPDQQEQWQAVHDADLKNGLTWEMPAPLNNTYAFAMPRETSEKLGVTKLSQIAELPKEQRTFCIESEFNSRADGFNPMLEHYGMSRGDSGDVPNANVEILDTGAVYTATDQGLCNFGEVFASDGRIQSLDLVVLEDDEKFFPAYNAAAVFRTETLETYPELSDIFGQISPKLTTEALQALNRKVDVDGEEPADVAYDWMVEEGLITRP, from the coding sequence ATGACCAGCCACGGCAAGCAGCTCGGCGCCGTCCTGGCCGGGATCTGCGCCATCGCGCTCGCCGGCTGCGGTCTGCAGCCGGCCACTTCCATCGTCGCCGAAGCCGGCCCGGGGTCGATCCGGCAAGTCGAACTGCCGGAGGACGCCGAGATCACCGTCACCGCAAAGAACTTCACCGAGCAGCTCATTCTGGGCAAGATCGGCGTCATCGCCGCGAAAGCCGCCGGCTTCGAGGTCGAGGACATGACGAATGTTCCGGGCAGCCAGCCGGTCCGGGAGCTGATGGTGTCCGGTCGCGCCGATATGACCTGGGAGTACACCGGCACGGCCTGGCTGACCTATCTGGCAGAAGCCGAAGGCATACCGGACCAACAGGAGCAATGGCAGGCGGTGCACGATGCCGACCTGAAGAACGGTCTCACCTGGGAAATGCCCGCGCCGCTCAACAACACGTACGCGTTCGCGATGCCAAGGGAGACCTCGGAAAAGCTCGGGGTGACCAAGTTGTCCCAAATCGCCGAGCTGCCTAAGGAACAGCGAACGTTCTGCATCGAGTCCGAATTCAACTCACGGGCTGACGGTTTCAATCCAATGCTCGAGCACTATGGAATGTCCCGCGGCGATTCCGGCGACGTCCCGAACGCGAACGTCGAGATACTCGACACAGGTGCGGTCTACACTGCCACCGACCAGGGACTATGCAACTTCGGCGAGGTTTTTGCCTCTGATGGCCGGATCCAGTCGCTCGATCTCGTCGTGCTGGAAGACGATGAGAAGTTCTTCCCCGCCTACAACGCCGCGGCGGTGTTCCGCACAGAGACACTGGAAACCTACCCCGAGCTGTCGGACATCTTCGGCCAGATCTCGCCGAAACTCACCACCGAGGCACTGCAGGCGCTCAATCGCAAGGTCGACGTGGACGGCGAAGAACCCGCCGATGTCGCCTATGACTGGATGGTTGAAGAAGGGCTGATCACGAGGCCGTGA
- the kdpA gene encoding potassium-transporting ATPase subunit KdpA, translating to MQIWFAIASFLAVATILAAVYRPLGDYMATVYTGRKHLAVERGFYRLIGVDHESEQSWRSYLRGVLAFSVTGLLVLYLLQRAQPLLPYALGLPSVPEGLAFNTAASFVANTNWQSYSPEQTMGYTVQLVGLTVQNFVSAAVGIAVAMTLVRGFAYRRKGVVGNFWVDLTRGTLRLLLPLAVIGAVVLIAGGVIQNFNGFTTLDTVSGGTQSVPGGPVASQEVIKLLGTNGGGFFNANSSHPFENPTAWINLFEVVLMLAIPFSLPRTFGTIVGDKRQGYAILAAMATIYLVSLSLLTIIELNGAGTGPEAAGGAMEGKEARFGIPGSTLFATTSTLTSTGAVNSMHDSYTAVGGMMPMLNMMLGEVAPGGVGSGLYGMLILAIVTVFIAGLLVGRTPEYLGKKIGSREIKLACLYILTMPTLVLAGTALSFGIPAIRQDVESTSIANPGIHGFSEVLYAFTSAANNNGSAFAGLTADTPWFNTALGIAMLVGRFLPMVFVLALAGSFAAQGKVPVTVGTLPTHRAQAVSMLCGVTVLVTALTFFPVLALGPLAEGLQ from the coding sequence ATGCAGATCTGGTTCGCAATCGCATCGTTTCTCGCCGTCGCCACAATTCTCGCCGCCGTATACCGGCCACTCGGCGACTATATGGCTACCGTTTACACAGGCCGAAAGCACCTCGCGGTCGAGCGTGGCTTCTACCGGCTGATCGGCGTTGACCATGAGTCGGAGCAGTCTTGGCGCTCATACCTGCGCGGGGTGCTGGCCTTCTCGGTGACGGGCCTCCTGGTCCTCTACCTATTGCAGCGGGCTCAGCCGCTCCTGCCCTATGCGCTCGGGCTGCCGTCCGTGCCCGAAGGCCTGGCGTTCAACACCGCAGCGTCGTTCGTCGCCAACACGAACTGGCAGTCGTACTCCCCCGAGCAGACCATGGGCTACACAGTCCAGCTCGTCGGGCTCACCGTGCAGAACTTCGTCTCTGCCGCGGTCGGCATCGCCGTGGCGATGACGCTGGTGCGCGGATTCGCCTATCGCAGGAAGGGCGTGGTCGGGAACTTCTGGGTGGATCTTACCCGCGGCACGCTCCGGCTGCTGTTGCCTTTGGCCGTGATCGGCGCCGTGGTTCTGATTGCCGGCGGCGTCATCCAGAACTTCAACGGCTTCACGACGCTCGACACCGTAAGCGGCGGGACTCAGAGCGTCCCGGGCGGCCCCGTTGCCTCCCAGGAAGTCATCAAGCTGCTTGGCACCAACGGTGGCGGCTTTTTCAATGCGAACTCCTCGCATCCGTTCGAGAACCCCACCGCCTGGATCAATCTGTTCGAGGTGGTGCTAATGCTGGCAATTCCGTTCAGCCTGCCGCGAACCTTCGGAACTATAGTCGGCGACAAGCGCCAGGGATACGCAATTCTCGCCGCGATGGCGACGATTTACCTGGTCTCTCTCAGCCTTCTGACCATCATCGAGCTGAATGGCGCCGGAACAGGACCTGAGGCAGCCGGTGGAGCGATGGAAGGTAAGGAAGCCCGATTTGGAATCCCTGGATCAACCCTGTTCGCAACCACGAGCACGCTGACCTCCACCGGTGCGGTGAACTCGATGCACGACAGCTACACGGCCGTCGGCGGCATGATGCCGATGCTGAATATGATGCTGGGAGAAGTGGCTCCCGGCGGTGTCGGCTCCGGCCTCTACGGCATGTTGATCCTCGCGATCGTCACCGTATTCATCGCGGGACTTCTCGTCGGACGGACGCCGGAATACCTGGGCAAGAAGATCGGGTCCCGCGAAATAAAGCTGGCGTGCCTCTACATTCTGACCATGCCGACACTCGTGCTGGCCGGGACTGCGCTGAGCTTCGGCATCCCGGCGATCCGGCAGGATGTGGAGAGCACGTCGATTGCGAACCCGGGAATCCACGGCTTCTCTGAAGTGCTGTACGCCTTCACCTCGGCCGCCAACAACAACGGTTCAGCCTTCGCCGGCCTGACCGCGGATACACCGTGGTTCAACACGGCACTCGGCATCGCAATGCTGGTCGGCCGCTTCCTGCCAATGGTGTTCGTCCTCGCTCTGGCCGGTTCTTTTGCCGCGCAGGGCAAGGTGCCGGTGACCGTTGGCACCCTACCCACTCATCGAGCGCAGGCCGTGTCGATGCTGTGCGGTGTCACCGTCCTGGTCACCGCACTCACCTTTTTCCCAGTACTGGCTCTGGGCCCGTTAGCAGAAGGACTGCAGTAA
- the kdpF gene encoding K(+)-transporting ATPase subunit F, producing the protein MIVFDILAAALGVATIVYLVIALLKPERF; encoded by the coding sequence GTGATCGTCTTCGACATTCTTGCCGCTGCATTGGGCGTGGCCACAATCGTGTATCTGGTTATCGCCCTGCTGAAACCGGAGCGCTTCTGA
- a CDS encoding metallophosphoesterase, which yields MNRTYRILHFSDPHLVADGGLHHGQVDTAAALRLAFDAAADVDHVDIVVGSGDLSDDGSIESYENVRSIVEPWAFSRGACVVYAMGNHDDRDKFSRVLGNGHPARHTRDGGSAAVDPGQISDGMPIDGVSQVGGLRVITLDTSVPGAGYGEISPGQLGWLARQLAVPAADGTLLVLHHPPVQPMTALHQALKLRNPAELAQVLSGSDVRLVLAGHYHHQLNDSLAGIPVVVTPGIANRTDVTVAAGHERAVRGTAMTLVDLPPGALPRTVVIDCPAPDDGAEVYHYGTEDVARILSAAVPDSGQ from the coding sequence GTGAATCGCACCTACCGGATACTGCACTTTTCCGACCCGCATCTCGTCGCCGATGGTGGCTTGCACCACGGGCAGGTCGACACCGCGGCAGCGCTGCGCCTGGCATTCGACGCCGCGGCGGACGTTGACCATGTCGATATCGTGGTTGGCTCAGGAGATCTATCGGACGACGGATCGATCGAGTCCTATGAAAATGTGCGCTCGATCGTCGAGCCTTGGGCCTTCAGCCGAGGCGCCTGCGTCGTGTACGCGATGGGCAACCATGATGATCGGGACAAATTCTCTCGGGTACTCGGCAACGGGCATCCCGCTCGGCACACCCGCGACGGCGGCTCGGCCGCGGTAGATCCCGGCCAGATCTCGGACGGAATGCCGATCGACGGCGTCAGCCAGGTCGGGGGCCTACGGGTGATAACGCTTGACACGTCCGTTCCGGGCGCCGGCTATGGTGAAATTTCTCCCGGCCAGCTGGGCTGGCTGGCTCGACAACTTGCGGTTCCGGCGGCCGATGGCACGCTACTTGTCCTGCATCATCCGCCGGTGCAACCGATGACGGCGCTCCATCAGGCGTTGAAGCTTAGGAATCCCGCAGAGCTCGCGCAGGTGCTGAGCGGCTCGGACGTCCGCCTGGTGCTGGCCGGGCACTACCATCACCAGCTCAACGATTCCCTGGCCGGCATTCCGGTCGTGGTGACTCCGGGGATTGCCAACCGCACGGATGTCACCGTCGCTGCCGGTCATGAGCGGGCGGTACGCGGCACCGCAATGACCCTGGTCGATCTGCCGCCGGGAGCGTTACCCCGTACGGTGGTGATTGACTGTCCGGCTCCCGACGACGGCGCCGAGGTGTATCACTACGGCACAGAAGATGTCGCGCGGATCCTTAGCGCCGCGGTTCCCGACTCTGGGCAGTGA
- the kdpB gene encoding potassium-transporting ATPase subunit KdpB, translating to MSILENPKTATLPPDGPTPRSSQRAAFRPAQLAAALPGALRKLDPRLMWRTPVMFVVEVGAALITVVAIAEPFLGQERSGGAAFNWLIAVWLWLTVLFANLAESVAEGRGKAQAASLRRSQEGTVANRVDSYDAQRNPSAIGSGISPVPSAELDLGDVVVVAAGESIPADGDVISGIASVDESAITGESAPVIRESGGDRSAVTGGTRVLSDRIVVRVTSQPGESFVDRMIRLVEGAARQKTPNEIALNILLATLSIVFVVVVLTLNPIAAFSGATVSLTVLVALLVCLIPTTIGALLSAIGIAGMDRLVQRNVLAMSGRAVEAAGDVTTLLLDKTGTITYGNRRAAEFTAVGQTETVELSRQAALSSLSDPTPEGKSIVALAERNGFRDAGLDVGEFVPFTAQTRMSGLNFPDGSSVRKGASSAVIEWADVDSHILTEVGAEVERISLLGGTPLVVATKSASGEGRILGVVYLKDVVKDGLPERFLELRRMGIRTVMITGDNPLTAKAIAAEAGVDDFLAEATPEDKMRLIRQEQEGGNLVAMTGDGTNDAPALALADVGVAMNSGTSAAKEAGNMVDLDSDPAKLIDIVRIGKQLLITRGALTTFSIANDVAKYFAIIPAMFVGVFPGLAALNFMGLHSPASAILSAVIFNALIIVLLIPLALHGVKYRAGAASSILSRNLLVYGLGGLVLPFIGIKVIDLLISLIPGF from the coding sequence ATGTCGATTCTCGAGAACCCAAAGACCGCGACGCTCCCTCCCGATGGCCCGACGCCGCGATCGTCGCAACGGGCGGCTTTTCGCCCTGCCCAGCTGGCCGCCGCACTCCCCGGCGCCTTGCGGAAGCTCGATCCGCGTCTGATGTGGCGGACCCCGGTGATGTTCGTCGTCGAGGTCGGCGCGGCGCTCATCACTGTCGTCGCCATCGCCGAGCCGTTCCTCGGCCAGGAACGATCCGGCGGCGCTGCCTTCAATTGGCTGATCGCGGTCTGGCTCTGGCTAACCGTGCTCTTCGCCAACCTTGCCGAGTCGGTGGCGGAAGGCCGAGGCAAAGCCCAGGCCGCAAGTCTGCGCCGCAGCCAGGAGGGCACAGTGGCCAACCGGGTGGATTCATATGACGCTCAGCGGAATCCTTCCGCGATCGGCTCCGGCATCAGCCCGGTGCCCTCGGCAGAACTCGACTTGGGTGATGTCGTCGTGGTCGCCGCTGGAGAATCCATTCCCGCGGATGGCGATGTAATCTCAGGCATCGCCTCGGTCGATGAATCGGCCATCACCGGCGAGTCGGCACCGGTGATTCGCGAATCGGGCGGCGACCGCTCGGCGGTCACCGGCGGCACGCGCGTACTCTCCGACCGGATCGTTGTCCGAGTTACCAGCCAGCCCGGCGAGTCGTTCGTCGACCGGATGATCCGGCTGGTCGAAGGGGCAGCGCGGCAGAAGACACCGAACGAGATCGCGCTCAACATCCTGCTGGCGACACTGTCCATAGTTTTCGTGGTCGTCGTACTTACGCTCAACCCGATCGCAGCATTCTCAGGCGCAACCGTCAGCCTGACAGTCCTGGTCGCCCTGTTGGTGTGCCTGATCCCGACCACCATCGGCGCGCTGCTCTCCGCCATCGGAATTGCCGGCATGGACAGGCTGGTGCAGCGGAACGTGCTCGCAATGTCAGGTCGCGCTGTCGAGGCTGCGGGTGACGTGACGACGCTGCTTCTGGACAAGACCGGAACGATTACCTACGGCAACCGGCGAGCCGCGGAATTCACCGCGGTCGGCCAGACCGAGACAGTCGAGCTCAGCCGCCAGGCGGCGCTGTCTTCGCTGAGCGACCCCACTCCGGAAGGAAAGTCCATCGTCGCGCTCGCAGAGCGGAACGGTTTCCGCGATGCCGGGTTGGATGTTGGCGAATTCGTTCCATTCACCGCCCAGACTCGGATGAGCGGTTTGAACTTTCCTGACGGCTCCAGCGTGCGAAAGGGCGCGAGCTCGGCGGTAATCGAATGGGCGGATGTCGACAGCCACATCCTGACCGAGGTCGGCGCGGAAGTGGAACGCATTTCGCTGCTCGGCGGAACGCCGCTCGTGGTTGCGACGAAGAGCGCTTCCGGCGAGGGTCGGATTCTTGGCGTCGTCTACCTCAAGGATGTGGTCAAGGACGGCCTGCCTGAGCGGTTTCTCGAGCTGCGCAGGATGGGCATCCGGACCGTGATGATCACCGGCGACAATCCGCTAACCGCAAAGGCGATCGCTGCGGAGGCCGGGGTGGACGACTTCCTGGCGGAGGCGACGCCGGAGGACAAGATGCGGCTGATCCGGCAAGAGCAGGAAGGCGGGAACTTGGTCGCAATGACCGGCGACGGTACCAACGACGCACCAGCGTTGGCCCTGGCCGACGTCGGCGTAGCGATGAACAGTGGCACGTCTGCAGCCAAAGAGGCGGGCAACATGGTCGATCTCGATTCCGATCCGGCCAAGCTGATCGACATCGTGCGGATCGGGAAGCAGCTGCTGATCACCCGCGGCGCGCTGACCACTTTCTCCATCGCCAACGACGTGGCAAAGTACTTCGCCATCATTCCTGCGATGTTTGTCGGCGTGTTTCCAGGTCTGGCGGCGCTGAACTTCATGGGATTACACTCCCCCGCCTCCGCGATACTCTCCGCGGTCATCTTCAACGCCCTGATCATCGTCCTGCTGATCCCGCTCGCCCTGCACGGCGTGAAATACCGGGCTGGGGCGGCATCGAGCATCCTTAGCCGGAACCTGCTCGTTTATGGCCTCGGCGGGCTGGTCCTGCCATTCATCGGCATTAAGGTCATCGATCTGTTGATCAGTCTGATCCCCGGCTTCTAA
- a CDS encoding dTMP kinase, translating into MSSEAGRRHRFSVALLGIDGAGKTTVARSLVRRSRARGDAASLYRHPGGRKTLDNVARRFNSTAEAALGSQGLTVIETVTRSLAVIRSAVQSRRRDGLVVFDRYIHCQIALRRMRGLHSSPFLQWLLTTLPRPDVIVFFDISPRQAHARILARGIDTEPLAMLCELDAAYRQLSDFDDFYRIDAGRPVADVVDELEAVICAAAKRKAAHGLVISPSSTIQS; encoded by the coding sequence ATGAGCAGCGAAGCCGGCAGGAGACACCGATTCTCGGTCGCGCTACTCGGGATCGATGGCGCCGGAAAGACAACGGTGGCGCGCAGTCTGGTGCGGCGCAGCCGGGCTCGGGGTGACGCGGCGTCCCTCTACCGGCATCCGGGTGGACGCAAAACTCTGGACAATGTGGCGCGCAGATTCAACAGCACGGCCGAGGCGGCCCTCGGCAGCCAGGGCCTCACCGTGATCGAGACGGTTACCAGGTCGCTCGCGGTGATCCGTTCGGCTGTTCAATCGCGTCGGCGCGACGGCCTGGTGGTTTTCGACCGGTACATCCACTGCCAGATCGCACTCCGGCGGATGCGTGGGCTGCACAGCAGCCCGTTCCTGCAATGGTTGCTCACGACGCTGCCCAGGCCAGATGTGATCGTGTTCTTCGACATATCACCCCGGCAGGCACATGCCAGGATTCTGGCTCGCGGAATAGACACCGAGCCCCTTGCCATGCTGTGCGAACTTGACGCCGCCTACCGTCAACTGAGCGACTTCGACGACTTCTACCGGATCGACGCCGGCCGACCAGTGGCCGATGTGGTCGACGAGTTGGAGGCAGTTATTTGCGCAGCGGCGAAAAGGAAAGCGGCTCACGGCCTCGTGATCAGCCCTTCTTCAACCATCCAGTCATAG